Proteins from a genomic interval of Luteibacter pinisoli:
- a CDS encoding alpha/beta fold hydrolase has protein sequence MTLSSLTRPQLFIRDHGTRGPALVFLHYFGGTSRTWQAVIDALPANIRTIAPDLRGWGQSERPLTGYTLNAYADDIEALLTGKGIADYVLVGHSMGGKIAQVIASRRPKGLRGVVLVAPSPPTPLVFPPEALAGMQTVYDTRESIEGALAHMLTATPLPDALREQVVTDSLGGSKEAKAAWPDVLSQEDITTAVRAIDVPVLVISGDADKVDTTDTLRVELLPRITTARMHVLPGVGHLVPLEAPVQAARLIKAFVESTTAASLLPTA, from the coding sequence ATGACCCTCTCTTCCCTCACCCGCCCCCAGCTCTTCATCCGCGATCACGGCACGCGCGGTCCGGCATTGGTGTTCCTGCATTACTTCGGCGGCACCTCCCGCACATGGCAGGCGGTGATTGATGCGCTGCCCGCCAACATCCGGACCATCGCGCCGGACCTTCGCGGCTGGGGGCAGTCCGAACGTCCGCTCACGGGGTACACCCTCAATGCCTACGCGGATGACATCGAAGCCCTGCTGACCGGCAAGGGCATCGCTGACTACGTGCTTGTCGGCCACTCCATGGGCGGCAAGATCGCCCAAGTCATCGCTTCACGCCGGCCGAAGGGCCTGCGTGGCGTCGTCCTGGTGGCGCCTTCCCCGCCCACGCCGCTGGTGTTTCCGCCGGAAGCGCTGGCGGGCATGCAGACGGTGTACGACACCCGCGAAAGCATCGAGGGCGCCCTCGCCCACATGCTGACGGCTACGCCGCTGCCTGACGCGCTGCGCGAACAGGTGGTCACGGACAGCCTGGGCGGCTCGAAGGAAGCCAAGGCAGCGTGGCCCGACGTGTTGAGCCAGGAAGACATTACGACCGCCGTACGAGCGATCGACGTGCCCGTGCTGGTGATCTCGGGCGATGCTGACAAGGTGGATACCACCGACACCCTGCGGGTCGAGCTTCTTCCGCGCATCACGACGGCACGCATGCACGTGTTGCCGGGCGTCGGACACCTCGTACCGCTGGAAGCGCCCGTGCAAGCCGCGCGCCTGATCAAGGCCTTCGTCGAAAGCACCACAGCGGCTTCGCTATTACCCACCGCGTAA
- a CDS encoding carbonic anhydrase — translation MSIPTGKFQEYVLSAHEGFNEPAMREAFAQAVPLKTVVIYCLDPRVTEIPQAVAAYLGDETYPGEVIINESGSRVGSTTTLTAVAVAAGRAVDAIRSVSVLEHLFGVRNIVVVHHSNCGGTSYSAEGMIESFHHEHGTDISHAYDAGSVCITDFEASLTYDTKLLRSSPGVPKEATILGLFYNTDTGELTEVVRNEGVS, via the coding sequence ATGAGCATCCCGACCGGCAAGTTCCAGGAATATGTCCTCAGCGCGCATGAGGGATTCAACGAGCCTGCGATGCGCGAAGCCTTCGCGCAGGCCGTGCCACTGAAGACCGTGGTGATCTACTGCCTTGATCCGCGCGTGACGGAGATTCCGCAGGCCGTCGCAGCCTATCTCGGCGACGAGACGTACCCCGGCGAAGTGATCATCAACGAAAGCGGCTCGCGCGTCGGCTCCACAACCACCTTGACCGCTGTGGCCGTTGCCGCGGGCCGTGCCGTCGATGCCATCCGCTCCGTCTCCGTCCTGGAGCATCTGTTCGGCGTCCGGAACATCGTCGTCGTGCACCATTCCAATTGCGGTGGCACGTCGTACAGCGCCGAAGGCATGATCGAATCGTTCCACCACGAGCACGGCACCGACATCTCACATGCCTACGACGCCGGCAGCGTCTGCATCACGGACTTCGAGGCCTCGCTGACCTACGACACGAAGCTGCTTCGCTCCAGCCCGGGCGTGCCGAAAGAAGCCACGATTCTTGGCCTCTTCTACAACACGGATACAGGCGAGCTTACGGAAGTCGTGCGCAACGAGGGTGTCAGCTGA
- a CDS encoding GIY-YIG nuclease family protein, whose product MSTPSSDDEFDAPIPRFASRGKAFVYVLPCRDRDLVKVGFARDPLKRFMDLHRRFHAFFDLDRGLLVAVDTVAQARAIERTLLTRFTDARANAPLEVREVAAGKTEWYAGIDPQVTREAEALAAEGGHEVIAPLRNWLGKRLEENADRAYDWAARLYEAIAEAHAYGARPERAEAALAQTIERYEAVGIRARGFLPDDVVAWYESHYQLLQH is encoded by the coding sequence TTGAGCACGCCGTCATCCGACGACGAGTTTGACGCGCCGATCCCGCGCTTCGCCTCGCGCGGAAAGGCGTTCGTCTATGTACTGCCCTGCCGCGACCGCGACCTGGTGAAGGTGGGCTTTGCGCGCGACCCGTTGAAGCGCTTCATGGACCTGCATCGGCGCTTTCACGCCTTCTTTGACCTCGACCGGGGTCTTCTGGTGGCCGTGGATACCGTGGCGCAGGCCCGGGCTATCGAACGCACGCTACTCACCCGGTTTACCGACGCGCGCGCCAACGCGCCACTCGAGGTGCGTGAGGTCGCTGCCGGCAAAACCGAGTGGTACGCGGGCATCGATCCACAGGTAACGCGCGAAGCCGAGGCACTCGCCGCGGAAGGCGGCCATGAGGTCATCGCACCCCTGCGAAACTGGCTCGGCAAACGCCTGGAAGAAAACGCCGACCGCGCCTACGACTGGGCGGCACGCCTTTACGAAGCGATCGCCGAGGCCCACGCGTACGGCGCGCGCCCAGAGCGAGCCGAAGCCGCGCTGGCGCAGACGATCGAGCGTTACGAGGCTGTCGGCATCCGAGCGAGGGGCTTCCTGCCGGATGACGTGGTGGCCTGGTACGAGTCGCACTATCAGCTACTTCAGCACTGA
- a CDS encoding beta-galactosidase produces the protein MLRSKGPQGRHIARAAGLALVALAATSAHGAEAPAPAARHTVTFDRHSLIIDGKPTYLWSGSFHYWRLPSPDLWKDVLQKMKSAGFNAVEIYFDWGYHSPKRGVYDFTGIRDVDHLLDIAREVGIYVIARPGPYINAETDAGGFPGWLTTTGGTPRSTAPDYTAAYTDWMTEIDRILARHQVTDGRGTVLLCQVENEFYNDSDDGKKYMQALEDKARADGITVPLTGNHNTNFITGVGATEMPGYDSYPADFDCTRPERWNGIYDFASERQALTKTPLFFPEYQGGAFDVWGGPGYEACRKLTGPDFERVFYEATMASGSTMQNFYMTYGGINWGWLSSPGVYTSYDYGAAITASRQLTPKYDQQKLLGYMTRAVAPLARTDAVGSAVPDNRRLRVTARRNPEDGTRFYILRHAEAQDTTDDATHLKITLGKEGDTTIPQAPGTAIHINGRDSKVLLANYHFGGQNLAYSTSELMTQVRVGERDVAVLYGRHGEDGETVLRYAAKPDVRVIEGDVATHWDAASHTLRLNYRHDGLARVAITQNGTPLLLLLADNAAAVTFWQLDTKNGPVLVRGPYLARTGEQTTDQLTLSGDTDRAGDIEVFAPSAVRTVAWNGAPLATRATASASLLGHVDGPAPVTLPVLHDWHVADGAPELATAFDDHAWQSTDRTSTPNPYWNHTLPILDSDSYGFHHGNVWYRGHFKATGNETAIRLSASLGVHLGNHGIFTAWLNGHFLGNNPSGAQQFPIDPSWLKKDGDNVVAVLVDNHGHLQEEHTGTFREPRGLTAATLVGSQAPIRWKVQGNLGGEDLPDPMRGPFNAGGLYGERNGWHLPAFKDTRWATTTLPHATDKPGVDWYRTHFTLDLPAGQDVPIALRIHDAAPHHYRAIIFINGWQIGRYISDVGPQTDFELPAGLLNPHGDNTIAIAAWSTAQDGGLGEVSLVVQGNYRSALRAEPKGAP, from the coding sequence ATGTTGCGTTCCAAGGGGCCGCAGGGCCGTCATATCGCCCGGGCGGCGGGCCTCGCCCTGGTGGCGCTCGCGGCCACCAGCGCCCACGGTGCCGAGGCGCCTGCGCCGGCAGCGCGCCATACCGTCACCTTCGACCGCCACTCGCTGATCATCGACGGCAAGCCCACCTACCTGTGGTCTGGCTCGTTCCATTACTGGCGATTGCCGAGTCCGGACCTGTGGAAGGACGTGCTGCAGAAGATGAAGTCCGCCGGCTTCAACGCCGTGGAGATCTACTTCGACTGGGGTTATCACTCACCCAAGCGCGGTGTGTACGACTTCACCGGTATCCGCGACGTGGACCACCTGCTCGATATCGCCCGCGAGGTGGGTATCTATGTCATCGCCCGGCCCGGCCCCTACATCAATGCCGAAACCGATGCCGGTGGCTTCCCGGGCTGGCTGACCACCACGGGTGGCACGCCGCGCTCCACCGCGCCTGACTACACGGCCGCGTACACGGATTGGATGACCGAGATCGACCGCATCCTCGCCCGTCACCAGGTGACGGACGGCCGCGGCACCGTCCTGCTGTGCCAGGTCGAAAACGAGTTCTACAACGACTCGGACGATGGCAAGAAGTACATGCAGGCGCTGGAAGACAAGGCGCGCGCGGATGGCATCACCGTGCCGCTCACGGGCAATCACAACACCAACTTCATCACCGGCGTCGGCGCGACGGAGATGCCCGGCTACGACTCGTACCCGGCGGATTTCGACTGCACGCGGCCAGAGCGCTGGAACGGTATTTACGACTTCGCCAGCGAGCGCCAGGCGCTGACGAAAACCCCACTGTTCTTCCCGGAATACCAGGGCGGCGCCTTTGACGTCTGGGGCGGCCCGGGCTACGAGGCCTGCCGCAAGCTCACGGGGCCGGATTTCGAGCGCGTGTTCTACGAGGCCACCATGGCCTCTGGCTCGACGATGCAGAACTTCTACATGACTTACGGTGGCATCAACTGGGGCTGGCTCTCGTCGCCCGGTGTGTACACCTCGTACGACTACGGCGCGGCGATCACCGCCAGCCGCCAGCTGACGCCGAAGTACGACCAGCAGAAGCTCCTCGGCTACATGACCCGCGCCGTGGCCCCGCTGGCGCGGACCGATGCCGTCGGCAGCGCCGTGCCGGACAACCGCCGCCTGCGCGTGACGGCGCGCCGCAATCCCGAGGACGGCACGCGCTTCTATATCCTGCGCCACGCCGAAGCCCAGGACACGACGGACGACGCCACGCACCTGAAGATCACCCTGGGCAAGGAAGGCGACACCACGATTCCGCAGGCACCCGGCACCGCGATCCACATCAACGGACGGGATTCAAAGGTCTTGCTCGCCAATTACCATTTCGGTGGGCAGAACCTCGCGTATTCCACCTCCGAACTGATGACGCAGGTGCGGGTGGGCGAGCGCGACGTGGCCGTGCTCTACGGGCGACACGGCGAAGACGGCGAGACCGTGCTGCGTTACGCGGCGAAGCCCGATGTCCGCGTGATCGAAGGCGACGTCGCGACGCACTGGGATGCCGCCTCACACACGCTGCGCCTCAACTATCGCCACGATGGCCTGGCGCGCGTGGCGATTACCCAGAACGGCACGCCCCTCCTCCTGCTTCTGGCTGACAACGCCGCGGCCGTGACGTTCTGGCAGCTCGACACGAAGAATGGCCCGGTCCTGGTTCGCGGACCGTACCTGGCGCGCACCGGCGAACAGACGACGGACCAGCTCACCCTCAGCGGCGACACGGACCGCGCGGGTGACATCGAGGTATTCGCGCCTTCGGCCGTCCGAACCGTCGCCTGGAACGGTGCACCGCTGGCAACGCGCGCGACGGCATCGGCCAGTCTTCTTGGCCACGTCGATGGGCCCGCCCCGGTCACCCTGCCGGTACTGCACGACTGGCACGTCGCCGACGGCGCACCGGAGCTGGCCACGGCTTTTGACGATCACGCGTGGCAATCGACCGATCGCACCAGCACACCTAACCCGTACTGGAATCACACCCTGCCAATCCTGGACAGCGACAGCTACGGCTTCCACCACGGCAACGTGTGGTATCGCGGGCACTTCAAGGCCACGGGCAACGAAACGGCGATCCGTCTTTCCGCCAGCCTTGGCGTCCACCTGGGCAACCACGGCATCTTCACCGCGTGGCTCAACGGCCACTTCCTCGGCAACAACCCGAGCGGTGCACAGCAGTTTCCGATCGACCCGAGCTGGCTGAAGAAGGATGGCGACAACGTCGTCGCCGTGCTCGTCGATAACCACGGCCATCTGCAGGAAGAGCACACGGGCACGTTCCGCGAGCCACGCGGCCTTACGGCCGCCACGCTGGTGGGCTCACAGGCACCGATTCGCTGGAAGGTCCAGGGCAACCTCGGTGGGGAAGACCTCCCCGACCCGATGCGCGGCCCCTTCAATGCGGGCGGCCTCTACGGTGAGCGCAACGGCTGGCACCTGCCCGCGTTCAAGGACACCCGCTGGGCCACCACCACCCTGCCCCATGCGACGGACAAACCCGGCGTCGACTGGTACCGCACGCACTTCACGCTGGACCTGCCGGCGGGACAGGACGTGCCGATCGCACTGCGCATCCACGATGCGGCGCCCCATCACTACCGCGCCATCATTTTCATCAACGGCTGGCAGATCGGGCGCTACATCAGCGACGTGGGCCCACAGACGGACTTTGAACTGCCGGCTGGCCTGCTGAATCCCCACGGCGACAACACCATCGCGATCGCGGCATGGAGCACGGCGCAGGATGGGGGCCTGGGCGAGGTGTCGCTGGTGGTCCAGGGCAACTACCGCTCCGCCTTGCGCGCGGAGCCGAAGGGAGCGCCCTAG
- a CDS encoding LysR family transcriptional regulator, which translates to MADSEPKWEWYRSFLQVLESGSLSAAGRALGLTQPTLGRHIDSLEASLGLKLFIRSFDGFAPTDAAMDLKPYAAGIAATAAALRRAASGHGSGVRGTVRLTASEVIGVEVLPPILAALHAEHPELVIELVLSNRADDLLHREADIAVRMFRPVQEALVIKRVGGIEVGLHAHERYLAARGVPTSMDELAGHAVIGFDQENDFIRRFQEKVPAFSRDRFAFRANSDLAQLGAIRAGFGIGICQSALAARDTHLVRVLPRHFSLTMDTWVAMHEDLRASERCAVTFAALAAGLAAYIKSA; encoded by the coding sequence GTGGCCGACAGCGAACCGAAGTGGGAGTGGTACCGGAGCTTTCTGCAGGTGCTCGAAAGCGGCTCACTCTCGGCGGCTGGCCGGGCGCTCGGGCTCACGCAGCCCACGCTGGGCCGGCACATTGACAGCCTGGAAGCCTCGCTCGGGCTGAAGCTGTTCATTCGCTCGTTTGATGGCTTCGCCCCCACGGACGCTGCGATGGACCTGAAGCCCTACGCCGCCGGTATTGCCGCGACGGCTGCTGCCCTGCGCCGCGCCGCTAGTGGCCACGGGTCAGGTGTTCGCGGCACGGTGCGGCTGACGGCAAGCGAGGTCATCGGCGTGGAAGTCCTCCCGCCCATTCTCGCTGCGCTTCACGCTGAGCACCCGGAGCTGGTCATCGAACTGGTGTTGTCGAACCGTGCGGATGATCTGCTCCATCGCGAAGCCGACATCGCCGTGCGCATGTTCCGTCCCGTGCAGGAGGCGCTCGTGATCAAGCGCGTCGGCGGTATCGAGGTAGGTCTGCACGCGCACGAGCGCTACCTCGCTGCACGCGGCGTACCGACATCCATGGATGAACTGGCCGGGCATGCGGTGATCGGATTCGACCAGGAGAACGACTTTATCCGTCGGTTTCAGGAAAAGGTGCCCGCGTTCTCACGCGATCGCTTCGCGTTCCGTGCCAACAGCGACCTGGCTCAGCTCGGTGCCATCCGCGCGGGATTCGGCATCGGTATCTGCCAATCCGCGCTGGCCGCGCGCGACACGCATCTGGTGCGTGTCCTGCCGCGGCACTTCTCGCTGACCATGGATACGTGGGTGGCGATGCACGAAGACCTGCGGGCCAGCGAACGCTGCGCGGTGACGTTCGCAGCGCTCGCCGCAGGCCTCGCGGCTTACATAAAGAGCGCCTAG
- a CDS encoding NAD-dependent epimerase/dehydratase family protein — protein MPNVALFGAAGAIGKSVAAALAASGQPYRVVGRNVANLRAGFGADPLAEIVGWDPNDPASVRAAAEGVDTLVYMVGVNYWQFELHPELMRKTLEGAVAAGVKHIVLIGTVYPYGRAVANPVREDHPREPHTFKGRMRKAQEDILMQAHADGRIRATVLRLPDFYGPGVEASLLHGAAKAAVKGGTADMLGPLDRPHEFVFVPDVGPVVIKLIDTPAAFGRIWHLAGAGATTQRDIVAEMERQTGRKLKRRVAGKTMLRLFGLFNPMMREMVEMNYLMTDPLLMDDSALQRLIGPVHKTSYAEGVRQTLNALR, from the coding sequence ATGCCCAACGTCGCACTGTTCGGCGCCGCCGGCGCCATCGGCAAGAGCGTCGCCGCCGCCCTCGCCGCCAGCGGCCAGCCCTACCGCGTGGTGGGCCGGAACGTGGCGAACCTGCGGGCAGGTTTCGGCGCCGATCCCCTCGCCGAGATCGTCGGCTGGGACCCGAATGACCCGGCCTCGGTCCGCGCGGCCGCTGAGGGCGTCGATACGCTGGTGTATATGGTGGGCGTGAACTACTGGCAGTTCGAACTGCACCCCGAACTGATGCGAAAGACGCTCGAAGGCGCCGTCGCCGCCGGCGTGAAGCACATCGTCCTGATTGGCACCGTTTACCCGTACGGCCGCGCCGTTGCGAACCCCGTACGCGAAGATCATCCCCGCGAACCGCATACGTTCAAAGGGCGCATGCGCAAGGCGCAGGAAGACATCCTCATGCAGGCGCATGCGGACGGCCGCATCCGCGCCACTGTGCTTCGCCTGCCCGATTTCTATGGCCCTGGCGTCGAGGCCAGCCTGCTGCACGGCGCGGCAAAGGCCGCGGTGAAAGGCGGCACCGCTGACATGCTGGGTCCGCTCGATCGCCCCCATGAGTTTGTCTTCGTGCCCGATGTCGGGCCGGTGGTCATCAAGCTCATCGATACGCCTGCCGCTTTCGGCAGGATCTGGCATCTCGCCGGCGCAGGCGCCACGACGCAGCGCGATATCGTGGCGGAGATGGAACGCCAGACCGGCAGGAAGCTCAAGCGACGTGTCGCCGGCAAGACGATGCTGCGGCTCTTCGGCCTGTTTAATCCGATGATGCGCGAGATGGTCGAGATGAATTACCTGATGACCGACCCTCTCCTCATGGACGACTCGGCGTTGCAGCGGCTGATCGGCCCTGTCCACAAGACCTCGTATGCCGAGGGCGTCCGGCAGACGCTCAACGCGCTGCGCTAA
- the yjjJ gene encoding type II toxin-antitoxin system HipA family toxin YjjJ, which produces MTAAELATALGTSQPSISRALRGAEPQVARIGRARRARYAARRDVRGLGTTWPLFRIDAQGRPEAFGDLTALYGGGSLVEARPSPDWFQGEFVDGVFPGIPWFLDDQRPQGFLGRQFAQQWAKDLGLPADILRWSDDAVLAALVLHGDDGPGNFVVGADGLDRALQQPPPTLGDDARSAAYGQLAESAMAGEPVGSSAAGEQPKFTTRVAGADGSVRHVIVKFSEPVSNPTGRRWADLLVCEHLAGELLAEQGHASARNELIWSNERLCLEVTRFDRIGAHGRRGFVTLAAWSDAHDGERDDWARATARMHESGWVDAAGEAEVRQRWWFGRMIANADMHFGNLGFFLDDRLPLAVAPSYDMLPMLYRPAANGALPPRTFEPPTPTPADQAYWQRAAEWGEAFWRRVARHEAISDAFRGMAQANGDAIAAVRQRFDISR; this is translated from the coding sequence ATGACGGCGGCAGAACTGGCAACGGCACTGGGCACCAGCCAGCCCAGCATCTCGCGCGCCCTGCGCGGGGCCGAGCCCCAGGTGGCCCGCATCGGCCGGGCCCGGCGGGCGAGGTACGCGGCGCGTCGTGATGTCAGGGGCCTTGGCACCACCTGGCCGCTCTTTCGGATCGATGCGCAAGGAAGGCCCGAAGCATTCGGCGATCTGACGGCGTTATACGGCGGGGGGAGCCTGGTCGAGGCAAGACCCTCGCCTGACTGGTTCCAGGGTGAGTTCGTGGATGGCGTCTTCCCGGGCATCCCCTGGTTTCTCGACGATCAGCGGCCGCAAGGCTTCCTCGGGCGGCAGTTCGCCCAGCAGTGGGCGAAGGACCTGGGTTTGCCTGCGGACATCCTCCGCTGGAGCGACGACGCAGTGCTCGCGGCCCTGGTCCTGCACGGCGATGACGGCCCGGGCAACTTCGTCGTCGGTGCGGATGGGCTGGATCGGGCCTTGCAGCAGCCGCCACCGACGCTCGGTGACGATGCGCGTTCAGCCGCCTACGGGCAGCTCGCCGAATCGGCGATGGCCGGCGAACCGGTCGGATCGTCCGCAGCCGGCGAGCAGCCCAAGTTCACCACGCGCGTGGCGGGCGCCGACGGCAGCGTCCGCCACGTCATCGTGAAGTTCAGCGAACCCGTATCGAATCCCACCGGCCGCCGCTGGGCGGACCTGCTCGTCTGCGAGCATCTTGCCGGCGAGCTGCTGGCCGAACAGGGGCATGCCAGCGCCCGTAATGAGTTGATCTGGTCGAACGAACGCCTGTGCCTTGAGGTGACCCGATTCGATCGCATTGGCGCACATGGCCGGCGTGGCTTTGTCACGTTGGCAGCGTGGAGTGATGCACACGACGGCGAGCGCGACGACTGGGCGCGCGCTACCGCGCGCATGCACGAGAGCGGCTGGGTGGACGCCGCAGGCGAAGCCGAGGTCCGCCAGCGCTGGTGGTTCGGCCGGATGATCGCGAACGCCGACATGCATTTCGGCAATCTCGGTTTCTTCCTTGATGACCGGTTGCCACTCGCCGTAGCGCCCAGCTACGACATGCTGCCGATGCTCTATCGGCCCGCGGCAAACGGTGCGTTGCCGCCGCGGACCTTCGAGCCGCCCACGCCGACGCCGGCTGACCAGGCGTACTGGCAGCGCGCTGCCGAATGGGGTGAGGCCTTCTGGCGGCGGGTGGCGCGCCACGAGGCCATCAGTGATGCGTTCCGTGGCATGGCCCAGGCCAACGGGGATGCGATAGCAGCGGTGCGACAGCGCTTCGACATCTCCCGCTGA
- a CDS encoding Fic family protein, whose amino-acid sequence MEGGEYTYIWQASDWPNWRYDLARLAAPLADVSQAQGRLLGRMADVGMLLRGEASLAALTDDVVKTSAIEGERLDVASVRSSVARHLGVDVGGLAPTDRHVEGVVEMVLDATLGADTPLSADRVQAWHAALFPTGYSNLTRVRVGAWRDDAKGPMQVVSGPMHRHTVHFEAPPAAQLDDAMSRFFDWANASTGEPLLIKAALAHLWFVTLHPFDDGNGRIARAVGDLFLTRADGSPQRFYSLSAEIQRHRSAYYDVLERTQKGSLDVDEWLAWFLATLRDAVAAAHASLDSVLHKARFWRHWGSTAMNARQVKLVNRLLDGFEGKLTSGKWATIAKSSTDTALRDINELLAIGMLRRTEGGGRSTGYELAPLDAD is encoded by the coding sequence ATGGAAGGCGGCGAATACACTTACATCTGGCAAGCGTCCGACTGGCCGAACTGGCGTTACGACCTCGCCCGACTAGCCGCGCCGCTGGCCGACGTTAGCCAGGCCCAGGGCCGGCTTCTGGGGCGTATGGCCGACGTCGGCATGCTCCTGCGCGGCGAGGCGAGTCTGGCCGCCCTCACCGACGACGTCGTGAAAACGAGCGCCATCGAGGGCGAGCGGCTGGACGTCGCCTCGGTCCGCTCCTCGGTGGCGCGCCACCTCGGCGTTGACGTCGGCGGCCTGGCGCCCACCGATCGTCATGTCGAAGGCGTGGTCGAGATGGTGCTGGACGCCACCTTGGGCGCGGACACACCGCTATCGGCCGACCGTGTGCAGGCCTGGCATGCCGCGCTGTTTCCCACCGGCTACAGCAACCTGACGCGTGTACGCGTTGGCGCGTGGCGCGACGATGCCAAAGGCCCCATGCAGGTCGTGTCCGGCCCCATGCATCGGCACACGGTGCACTTCGAAGCACCGCCCGCGGCGCAGCTCGACGATGCGATGTCGCGCTTTTTCGACTGGGCCAACGCGAGCACAGGCGAACCTCTCCTGATCAAGGCCGCCCTGGCCCATCTGTGGTTCGTGACACTGCACCCGTTCGATGACGGCAACGGACGCATCGCGCGCGCCGTGGGTGATCTGTTCCTGACGCGCGCGGATGGTAGCCCGCAGCGCTTTTACAGCCTTTCCGCCGAGATTCAACGGCATCGCTCGGCCTACTACGACGTGCTGGAACGAACGCAGAAAGGGTCGCTCGACGTCGACGAATGGCTGGCGTGGTTCCTCGCGACATTGCGTGATGCGGTCGCCGCGGCACACGCATCACTCGATAGCGTGCTCCACAAAGCGCGATTCTGGCGACACTGGGGCAGCACGGCGATGAACGCCCGGCAGGTGAAGCTGGTGAATCGCCTGCTCGACGGTTTCGAAGGCAAACTCACCTCGGGCAAATGGGCAACGATCGCGAAGTCGTCCACCGATACCGCCCTGCGCGACATCAACGAGCTGCTGGCCATCGGCATGCTTCGCCGTACCGAGGGCGGCGGCCGCAGCACGGGTTACGAACTGGCGCCGCTGGACGCGGACTGA
- a CDS encoding Na+/H+ antiporter, translating to MSSTTTFEFVLILLVAIVALELIARKLRLPTAAALLAGGAGIAFLPGVPAVSFDPELVLIVFLPPLLMDGAYYTVWSDFRRYLGGILWLAVGAVIFTTLVVGATVHWIVPSLPWAACFALGAVVSPPDAVAAKAVLGKVRLPRRLMVLLEGESLLNDATGLVLFRFAVAAALTGAFSASGALMSFAGLALGGILVGAVVGALVVMVLRRIDDVFLAITASCLSPWAAYIGGEAFHVSGVMAVVSTGIIFGWFQHEVFSANARVRGGSFWAVMIFLLEALVFILIGFSLRGVVERLGGIGNTFELLGVPILGVLAAVVVSRFLWVYATDYLRVPVLRALGRKPSPPSPKSTFLLGWAGMRGVVTLAIALSLPENMPGRDLTLAAAFATILVTVVVQGGTMGPMIRWLGLDRNIHNEGDHLSEMQAYVHIDKAQLEAVKAHAYDASGKLVHPRLLEQYTYRVTIASRVVDESLTITGDREAHYDVVLAALAAGRAELLRLHRSGRIHDELLHYLERDLDYQQIAAENDRKGAGDEEA from the coding sequence ATGTCTTCGACCACGACATTCGAGTTCGTCCTCATCTTGCTCGTGGCCATCGTCGCGCTGGAATTGATTGCAAGAAAACTCCGTCTGCCGACGGCCGCCGCGCTCCTGGCAGGCGGCGCGGGCATCGCGTTCCTGCCGGGTGTGCCGGCGGTGAGTTTCGATCCGGAGCTGGTGCTGATCGTCTTCCTGCCACCGCTGCTCATGGATGGTGCGTATTACACCGTGTGGTCGGATTTCCGCCGGTATCTCGGCGGCATCCTCTGGCTGGCCGTGGGCGCGGTGATCTTCACCACGTTGGTGGTGGGTGCCACGGTGCACTGGATCGTGCCTTCGTTGCCGTGGGCGGCCTGCTTTGCGCTGGGCGCCGTGGTGTCGCCGCCGGATGCCGTCGCGGCGAAGGCCGTGCTCGGCAAGGTGCGCCTGCCGCGCCGGCTGATGGTGCTGTTGGAAGGCGAGAGCCTGCTTAACGATGCGACCGGCCTGGTGCTGTTCCGTTTCGCGGTGGCGGCAGCGCTCACGGGCGCGTTCAGTGCGAGTGGCGCGCTGATGAGCTTCGCCGGGCTTGCACTGGGCGGCATTCTCGTCGGTGCCGTGGTGGGTGCCTTGGTGGTGATGGTGCTGCGCCGGATCGATGACGTGTTCCTCGCCATTACGGCCTCGTGCCTGTCGCCGTGGGCGGCGTATATCGGCGGCGAAGCGTTCCACGTCTCCGGCGTCATGGCGGTGGTGAGCACCGGCATCATCTTTGGCTGGTTCCAGCACGAGGTGTTTTCCGCCAATGCGCGCGTGCGCGGCGGCTCGTTCTGGGCCGTGATGATCTTCCTGCTCGAGGCACTGGTATTCATCCTCATCGGCTTCTCGCTGCGCGGCGTGGTGGAGCGCCTGGGCGGCATCGGCAATACGTTCGAGCTGCTGGGCGTGCCTATCCTCGGCGTGCTGGCCGCCGTCGTGGTGTCGCGTTTCCTCTGGGTCTACGCCACGGATTACCTGCGTGTACCGGTGCTGCGCGCCCTTGGCCGCAAACCGTCGCCGCCGTCACCGAAGTCCACGTTCCTGCTCGGCTGGGCGGGCATGCGTGGCGTGGTAACCCTGGCCATCGCGCTGTCGCTGCCGGAGAACATGCCAGGTCGCGACCTCACCCTGGCCGCCGCCTTCGCGACCATCCTGGTGACGGTGGTGGTGCAGGGCGGCACCATGGGTCCGATGATTCGCTGGCTCGGCCTCGACCGGAATATCCATAACGAAGGCGATCATCTCAGCGAGATGCAGGCCTACGTGCATATCGACAAGGCACAGCTCGAAGCGGTCAAGGCGCATGCGTACGATGCCAGCGGCAAGCTGGTGCATCCGCGCCTGCTGGAGCAGTACACCTACCGCGTGACTATCGCATCGCGCGTGGTTGATGAGTCGCTCACCATCACCGGGGATCGCGAAGCCCATTACGATGTGGTGCTTGCCGCGCTGGCGGCCGGGCGCGCGGAACTGCTGCGCCTGCATCGCAGCGGGCGCATCCACGACGAACTGCTCCATTACCTGGAGCGGGATCTGGATTATCAGCAGATCGCGGCCGAAAACGACCGCAAGGGCGCTGGCGACGAAGAGGCCTAG